A part of Micromonospora chersina genomic DNA contains:
- a CDS encoding SUMF1/EgtB/PvdO family nonheme iron enzyme: protein MWTEEIVAGRPAWRHVPSGVVFREVPGGTFLMGLSEAELAAVRAIERSGGAEDTLEPFFTGAGVAQPLREVRVEPFLIARHPLTVAQVQHWLPEYEDAYAEADSGTARLEDDLDDLLEAMPFRLPSEAEWEYAARAGTTTLTFRGDGKPGEDQLLDDFDDEQRTAAAENTFGLAAMGSANEICADVWIPGFVGAPTDARPRAGDGPRAVRGGAADLYPWQGCDEWLLLLAATRYEHAQFTAVRPVTPLPPRN from the coding sequence ATGTGGACCGAGGAGATCGTGGCCGGGCGGCCGGCCTGGCGGCACGTCCCATCTGGCGTGGTCTTTCGGGAGGTGCCGGGCGGGACCTTCCTCATGGGTCTGTCCGAGGCTGAACTGGCGGCGGTACGCGCAATCGAGCGCAGTGGAGGAGCCGAGGACACTCTTGAGCCGTTCTTCACCGGTGCCGGGGTCGCCCAGCCGCTACGCGAGGTGCGGGTCGAACCATTCCTGATCGCCCGGCACCCGCTGACGGTCGCGCAGGTCCAGCACTGGTTGCCGGAGTACGAGGACGCCTACGCCGAGGCGGACTCCGGCACGGCCCGGCTCGAGGATGACCTGGACGACCTGCTCGAGGCGATGCCGTTCCGGCTGCCCAGCGAGGCGGAGTGGGAGTACGCAGCCCGAGCCGGCACCACCACCTTGACCTTCCGCGGCGACGGGAAACCCGGCGAGGACCAACTGCTCGACGACTTCGACGATGAGCAGCGGACAGCCGCCGCTGAGAACACGTTCGGGCTCGCCGCAATGGGCTCGGCGAACGAAATCTGCGCCGACGTGTGGATTCCCGGTTTCGTGGGCGCGCCGACGGATGCCCGCCCACGCGCCGGTGACGGTCCCAGGGCGGTACGTGGCGGCGCCGCCGACCTCTACCCGTGGCAGGGCTGCGACGAATGGCTGCTGCTGCTCGCCGCAACCCGATATGAGCACGCTCAGTTCACCGCGGTCCGCCCGGTCACACCACTGCCACCCCGCAATTAG
- a CDS encoding aminoglycoside phosphotransferase family protein: protein MALHQNEVPVDAGLVRSLLNEQCPQWAGLSVSPAGAGTDNIMYRLGDDLLVRLPRTADKARSLRKEREWLPRLAPLLTCPVPEPLHAGTPTNVYPLPWSIYRWIDGDEAQPDSVQDWSAFGADLAAVVRDLHRIDLMGATRTGDLSWYRGGHLRACDEWISRSLADCRATVGGDIDVETLERLWREALAQPEPSGPQVWLHGDLRPTNLLVRDGRLHAIIDFGGLSIGLPDAEHSTVWDLPPQARHAYWDAVGLDDLSWTRARAWAIAVGASGISYYWHTYPAFVAECLSRLQAILTDAATR from the coding sequence ATGGCTTTGCACCAGAACGAGGTCCCGGTCGACGCGGGCCTCGTCAGGTCGCTGCTCAATGAACAGTGCCCGCAGTGGGCCGGCCTGTCGGTGTCGCCAGCGGGTGCAGGCACCGACAACATCATGTACCGGCTGGGCGACGATCTGCTCGTGAGGCTCCCGCGAACCGCTGACAAGGCGCGGTCTCTGCGCAAGGAGCGGGAATGGCTGCCCCGGCTGGCGCCGCTGCTGACCTGTCCGGTCCCAGAGCCGTTGCACGCCGGAACGCCCACCAACGTCTACCCGCTGCCTTGGTCGATCTACCGGTGGATCGACGGCGACGAAGCCCAGCCGGACAGTGTCCAGGACTGGTCGGCCTTCGGCGCCGATCTGGCGGCCGTCGTGCGGGACCTTCACCGTATCGACCTCATGGGGGCAACCCGCACGGGCGACCTGAGTTGGTACCGCGGGGGACATCTGCGGGCCTGCGACGAGTGGATCAGCAGGTCACTTGCGGACTGCCGGGCCACCGTCGGCGGGGACATCGACGTCGAGACCCTGGAACGGTTGTGGCGCGAAGCGCTCGCCCAACCCGAACCCTCCGGTCCTCAGGTGTGGCTCCACGGCGATCTCAGGCCCACCAACCTCCTGGTGCGAGACGGCAGGTTGCACGCGATCATCGACTTCGGCGGCCTGTCGATCGGCCTGCCCGACGCCGAGCACTCCACGGTGTGGGACCTACCGCCCCAAGCACGACACGCCTACTGGGACGCCGTCGGCCTCGACGACCTGAGCTGGACGCGCGCCCGCGCCTGGGCCATCGCGGTCGGTGCCAGCGGCATCTCGTACTACTGGCACACCTACCCGGCATTCGTCGCCGAATGCCTAAGCCGCCTCCAGGCGATCCTCACCGACGCCGCCACACGCTGA
- a CDS encoding helix-hairpin-helix domain-containing protein, translating to MLLAGPLNAVAVQAAPKPSGPPIPPAVATPAAATLPEVAMTCADGQTNINTASVDELVGAFGLDTAVATRLVGYRPYLTVNDLLVVEGIGADKLSQIQAAGRGCSTPISSPPPALSPCASTDKVDLQSATADQVSRVTGVNKNAAERLIAARPFASLRHITPERVPGVGKGILDTIVARSCLTPQPIRDAGTSWRWGYPAYTTTASRDGYALTAPAGVIDATSGAWLSITPLGTPSTLPGPAYPRADLHIHGAWTGPREPGGAPDEVLATVPAATFADDFDAAEYKPYIKHISPEGVPGGGENVYDSSKATVDPTTGAVTASLTSLSIVEWATRALNFVIEPAEGVLFGNRFPAPNCSSPWAQRPNIASYVSPTGAHADLTGALLNLPGNTPPVGGFLIKHCVQDGPGTGGYNGGKDARTLLRNTSGTVQVLKPYVGDVTVSEQGGSTPEFDIVKLLVTRINTGGNTYLGPGDAGTADVPAGTMGSVRMQPDRLRSLLKVGGDKTLGMLFDKLGANKMYSDPMILNWIAQMSSCLYNSYNSLTSRNGFANTARDFATALYGCFDYEGIYALIERWMRDSLASGTLDGAGAVRINKGLENMREAFKWIEFGQIAVDVSDSLIWGSLPDSPILIEHYAARPSRDDLGRTIQPACISPYLYTWHVDMNCQNAAYSQQQQPTGGGGDTGVPLGKMIRDPDGHAWLVTTADQKMHPIGDGGTYICLSKHYAIDWDVDSDDLAGYIQASGPEGDNATCDGSLPPTRKITKQAAPNLFAVLRINGGPESWIVMGGSRWPIPSGGEFNCWVNPQYRANIEVDVFDFVSPADLETWPIGNGSISNCGDPENPTF from the coding sequence GTGCTCTTGGCCGGTCCCCTGAACGCCGTCGCCGTCCAGGCCGCTCCCAAGCCGTCCGGCCCACCGATACCACCTGCGGTCGCAACACCGGCCGCCGCAACGCTGCCCGAGGTTGCCATGACGTGCGCCGACGGACAGACCAACATCAACACCGCGTCGGTCGATGAGCTCGTCGGGGCGTTTGGCCTCGACACGGCGGTGGCTACCCGACTGGTCGGATACCGGCCGTACCTGACGGTGAACGACCTGCTGGTAGTAGAAGGTATCGGGGCTGACAAGCTAAGCCAGATTCAAGCCGCCGGGCGTGGCTGCTCCACCCCGATCAGCAGTCCGCCTCCGGCACTGAGCCCATGTGCCAGTACTGACAAGGTCGACTTGCAGTCGGCCACCGCCGACCAAGTCTCCCGTGTGACTGGCGTGAACAAGAACGCAGCGGAACGCCTTATTGCCGCTCGGCCGTTCGCCAGCCTCCGGCACATCACCCCTGAGCGCGTCCCTGGCGTCGGCAAGGGCATCCTCGACACGATCGTTGCCCGCTCCTGTTTGACGCCGCAGCCCATTCGGGACGCCGGCACCAGCTGGCGCTGGGGATACCCGGCTTACACCACGACAGCATCCCGGGACGGCTACGCACTGACTGCGCCGGCCGGCGTAATCGACGCGACTAGCGGCGCCTGGCTGAGCATCACGCCACTAGGTACGCCAAGCACGCTGCCCGGCCCCGCCTACCCGCGCGCCGACTTGCACATCCACGGCGCGTGGACAGGTCCGCGGGAGCCCGGCGGAGCACCGGACGAAGTCCTGGCCACCGTTCCCGCTGCCACCTTCGCCGACGACTTCGACGCGGCCGAGTACAAGCCCTACATCAAGCACATCAGCCCGGAGGGCGTGCCGGGCGGCGGGGAGAACGTCTACGACAGCAGCAAGGCCACGGTCGACCCCACCACTGGCGCGGTCACCGCCTCACTCACCAGCCTGTCCATCGTCGAGTGGGCCACCCGCGCCCTGAATTTCGTCATCGAACCGGCAGAGGGCGTATTGTTCGGCAATCGATTCCCCGCCCCGAACTGCTCTAGCCCATGGGCGCAACGTCCCAACATAGCCTCCTACGTCAGCCCGACAGGGGCGCACGCCGATCTGACCGGTGCATTGTTGAACCTGCCCGGCAACACGCCACCCGTCGGCGGTTTCCTCATCAAGCACTGCGTTCAGGACGGCCCTGGCACCGGCGGCTACAACGGCGGCAAGGATGCCCGAACCCTCCTGCGAAACACGTCCGGGACGGTGCAAGTACTCAAGCCTTACGTGGGCGATGTGACTGTTTCCGAACAGGGCGGGTCAACGCCAGAGTTCGACATCGTCAAGTTGCTGGTGACCAGGATTAACACCGGCGGCAACACCTACCTGGGACCGGGGGATGCTGGCACCGCCGACGTCCCGGCCGGAACAATGGGCAGCGTCCGCATGCAGCCCGACCGGCTCCGCTCCTTGCTCAAGGTTGGCGGGGACAAGACGCTAGGCATGCTCTTCGACAAACTCGGTGCGAACAAAATGTACAGCGATCCAATGATCCTAAACTGGATCGCCCAGATGTCCTCCTGCCTCTACAACAGCTACAACTCGCTTACCAGCCGGAACGGTTTTGCTAACACTGCCCGCGATTTCGCTACCGCACTGTACGGATGCTTCGACTATGAAGGCATTTACGCCCTGATCGAGAGGTGGATGCGCGACTCGCTCGCCAGCGGAACGCTAGACGGCGCGGGAGCAGTACGGATTAACAAAGGACTCGAGAACATGCGCGAGGCCTTCAAGTGGATCGAATTCGGCCAAATCGCCGTAGATGTGTCCGATTCGCTAATCTGGGGCTCACTGCCGGACTCGCCGATCCTCATCGAGCACTATGCGGCCAGACCATCGCGTGACGACCTCGGCCGCACCATCCAGCCGGCATGTATCAGCCCATACCTCTACACCTGGCACGTCGACATGAACTGCCAGAACGCGGCGTACAGCCAGCAGCAGCAGCCGACCGGCGGCGGCGGAGACACCGGCGTCCCGCTGGGCAAGATGATACGCGACCCTGACGGGCACGCATGGCTCGTGACTACTGCCGACCAGAAAATGCACCCGATAGGCGACGGCGGCACCTACATCTGCCTCAGTAAGCACTACGCCATCGACTGGGACGTAGACTCTGATGACCTGGCGGGCTACATCCAAGCGTCGGGGCCCGAGGGCGACAACGCCACATGCGACGGCTCTTTGCCACCCACACGGAAAATCACCAAGCAGGCTGCGCCGAACCTGTTCGCGGTCCTGCGAATCAACGGGGGCCCCGAGTCGTGGATCGTTATGGGCGGCTCCCGCTGGCCGATCCCATCGGGCGGCGAATTCAATTGCTGGGTGAACCCGCAGTACCGCGCCAACATCGAAGTAGACGTATTCGACTTCGTCAGCCCCGCCGATCTGGAGACCTGGCCGATCGGCAACGGATCCATAAGCAACTGCGGTGACCCGGAGAACCCGACTTTCTGA
- a CDS encoding restriction endonuclease — protein sequence MSSTGSRPQRPAPRQIQTWQDAEHNAAAWMRYWGYRDAQARPGGTDGGIDVHASDALAQVKYQAIAVGRPALQLLFGARGHAIHKQLIFFTGSNYTSTAVTYADEHDIALFVYSLDGFMTAANPSAWRLSTQYPRPSEEPTAEAKASTDPPPSARLFRQATAAAPDRWGSRAALKPPGPVSLVILLTPLLMCLVGAATIGFFSQNPDLAPPWLRQVWATWMTVACLGSLPAILVARLLFRRQ from the coding sequence GTGAGCAGCACGGGCAGCAGGCCGCAACGCCCGGCCCCACGGCAGATCCAGACGTGGCAGGATGCCGAGCACAACGCCGCCGCCTGGATGCGGTACTGGGGCTACCGAGATGCACAGGCGAGACCGGGAGGCACCGATGGCGGGATCGACGTCCACGCCTCGGACGCGCTCGCTCAGGTCAAGTACCAAGCGATCGCTGTCGGTCGGCCCGCCCTGCAGCTGCTGTTCGGTGCCCGTGGCCATGCCATCCATAAGCAGCTGATCTTCTTCACAGGCAGCAACTACACCTCAACTGCTGTCACATACGCCGACGAACACGACATCGCCCTGTTCGTCTACTCACTCGACGGCTTCATGACCGCCGCGAACCCCAGCGCCTGGCGCCTAAGCACCCAATACCCTCGACCTTCCGAAGAACCAACCGCCGAAGCCAAGGCGTCGACCGATCCGCCTCCATCCGCGCGCCTGTTCAGGCAGGCCACCGCGGCTGCGCCCGATAGGTGGGGGTCGCGAGCCGCGCTGAAGCCGCCCGGTCCTGTCAGCCTGGTGATCCTCCTGACACCCTTGCTGATGTGCCTTGTCGGTGCCGCGACGATCGGGTTCTTTTCCCAGAACCCAGACCTCGCCCCTCCATGGCTCCGGCAGGTGTGGGCTACCTGGATGACCGTGGCATGCCTGGGCTCCTTACCGGCCATTCTGGTCGCTCGACTTCTTTTCCGGCGGCAGTGA
- a CDS encoding VOC family protein, translating into MAIARFPSIVIDCPDPGALARFYGAMLEWKVDVSPDWAEVRAEYGQCISFQQVDEYTPPVWPTQEPPQQMHLDVIVDNLDAAEAAVLDLGATKHPHQPGTSFRVFLDPAGHPFCLCLN; encoded by the coding sequence ATGGCCATCGCTCGCTTTCCCAGCATCGTCATCGACTGTCCCGATCCTGGTGCGCTCGCGAGGTTCTACGGCGCGATGTTGGAGTGGAAGGTCGACGTCTCCCCCGACTGGGCTGAGGTCCGCGCGGAGTACGGTCAGTGCATCTCCTTTCAGCAGGTGGATGAGTACACCCCGCCCGTGTGGCCAACCCAGGAGCCGCCCCAGCAAATGCACCTCGATGTGATCGTTGACAACCTCGATGCCGCCGAGGCGGCAGTGCTCGATCTCGGCGCAACCAAACACCCGCACCAGCCCGGTACATCCTTCCGGGTCTTCCTCGACCCCGCAGGTCACCCGTTCTGCCTCTGCTTGAACTGA
- a CDS encoding alpha/beta fold hydrolase, producing the protein MSSARSPSEPLYFTERGSGPPLLLVHGLMVTGEMFEPVMEHFANRHRVIVPDLRGHGRSRRLPPPYAATQLATDLAQLLDDLGIDTTAVLGYSHGGAIAQQLILDFPNRCDRLVLACTFAFNMATRREKVEGRLLPLVLQVLGMRLLAKLVVSQAAPQLGRDRADWLAGIMADQDRKLMVSAWKETMAFDSRRRLAEIRCPTLVIAGSNDQAVPIHHAHMLHDGVAGSQLVVIDDADHALIWTHSEEFERVTDDFLGA; encoded by the coding sequence ATGAGCTCTGCACGATCACCCTCAGAGCCCCTCTACTTCACCGAGCGCGGATCGGGGCCGCCACTCCTGCTCGTGCATGGGCTTATGGTCACCGGCGAGATGTTCGAGCCGGTGATGGAGCATTTCGCCAACCGGCATCGCGTGATCGTTCCCGACCTGCGCGGCCACGGGCGCAGTCGGCGGCTTCCGCCACCGTACGCGGCGACGCAGCTCGCCACCGACCTAGCGCAGCTGCTCGACGATCTGGGCATCGACACCACCGCCGTGCTCGGCTACTCGCATGGCGGTGCCATCGCTCAACAACTGATCCTCGACTTCCCCAACCGATGCGACCGCCTCGTGCTCGCCTGCACCTTCGCGTTCAACATGGCGACCCGTCGCGAGAAGGTTGAGGGGCGCCTCCTGCCGTTGGTACTCCAGGTCCTCGGCATGCGGCTGCTGGCGAAGTTGGTCGTCTCACAGGCGGCGCCGCAGCTCGGCAGGGACCGTGCCGACTGGCTCGCCGGAATCATGGCGGACCAGGACCGCAAGTTGATGGTGTCTGCCTGGAAGGAGACGATGGCGTTCGACAGCAGGCGCCGGCTGGCGGAGATCAGGTGTCCGACGCTCGTCATCGCCGGGTCGAACGATCAGGCCGTACCGATCCACCACGCGCACATGCTCCACGACGGTGTCGCTGGTTCCCAGCTGGTCGTCATCGATGATGCTGACCACGCGCTCATCTGGACGCACTCCGAGGAGTTCGAGCGTGTGACAGACGATTTCCTCGGGGCCTGA
- the chvE gene encoding multiple monosaccharide ABC transporter substrate-binding protein codes for MKLAKLAAATVGLIVATGLAACGSATKTVDKAQNGDAAALVGVTMPTKSSERWIHDGENVKSQLEALGYKVDLQYAENDIPTQVNQIENQITKGAKLLVIASIDGTAITTQLQEAADKKIPVIAYDRLIRNSPNVDYYATFDNYKVGVQQATSLMVGLGLKNEDGSDGTAKGPFNIELFAGSPDDNNATFFFNGAMDTLKPYIDKGILKVKSGETDFKTVAILRWDPATAQKRMEDLLTKTYSKGDKVQGVLSPYDGLSIGILSALKSNGYGTAGQPYPVVTGQDAEVASVKSIIAGEQFATIYKDTRELAKVTVKMADAVLKGGKPEVNNTKDYNNGVKVVPSYLLEPVVVYKNNYKKVLVDTGYYTEGQLK; via the coding sequence ATGAAGCTTGCGAAGCTGGCCGCCGCCACGGTCGGCCTGATCGTCGCCACAGGCCTCGCCGCCTGCGGCTCTGCCACCAAGACTGTCGACAAGGCGCAGAATGGTGACGCCGCTGCGCTGGTCGGCGTCACGATGCCGACCAAGTCCTCCGAGCGCTGGATCCACGACGGGGAGAACGTCAAGAGCCAGCTCGAGGCGCTGGGCTACAAGGTGGACCTGCAGTACGCGGAGAACGACATCCCGACCCAGGTGAACCAGATCGAGAACCAGATCACCAAGGGCGCCAAGCTGCTGGTCATCGCCTCGATCGACGGCACCGCGATCACCACCCAGCTGCAGGAGGCGGCCGACAAGAAGATCCCGGTCATCGCCTACGACCGCCTGATCCGTAACTCGCCGAACGTCGACTACTACGCCACCTTCGACAACTACAAGGTCGGCGTACAGCAGGCGACCTCGCTGATGGTCGGCCTGGGCCTGAAGAACGAGGACGGCTCGGACGGCACCGCCAAGGGCCCGTTCAACATCGAGCTGTTCGCCGGCTCGCCCGACGACAACAACGCGACCTTCTTCTTCAACGGCGCGATGGACACCCTCAAGCCGTACATCGACAAGGGCATCCTGAAGGTCAAGAGCGGCGAGACCGACTTCAAGACGGTCGCCATCCTGCGCTGGGACCCCGCGACCGCGCAGAAGCGCATGGAGGACCTGCTCACCAAGACCTACTCCAAGGGTGACAAGGTGCAGGGCGTCCTCTCGCCGTACGACGGTCTTTCCATCGGCATTCTGTCGGCGCTCAAGAGCAACGGGTACGGCACCGCCGGCCAGCCTTACCCGGTCGTGACCGGACAGGACGCCGAGGTCGCCTCGGTGAAGTCGATCATCGCCGGCGAGCAGTTCGCCACGATCTACAAGGACACCCGCGAGCTGGCGAAGGTCACCGTGAAGATGGCCGACGCGGTGCTCAAGGGCGGCAAGCCCGAGGTCAACAACACCAAGGACTACAACAACGGCGTCAAGGTCGTCCCGTCGTACCTGCTCGAACCGGTGGTCGTCTACAAGAACAATTACAAGAAGGTTCTCGTCGACACCGGCTACTACACCGAGGGTCAGCTCAAGTAG
- a CDS encoding ArsR/SmtB family transcription factor, producing MFPELDPAVSWSDDVLSVDRPNLNRNYELGGRGLVLVPSLFAWPNVFVKASEPWAPVLRYPTRGVGSMWHTPSPAPDLAPVIGQARAALLVELATASTTTSLARRTGLTPSGVSAHLARLVTAGLVTRHRAGRLVFYVRTPRGDALLCE from the coding sequence ATGTTCCCCGAACTGGATCCCGCGGTCTCGTGGTCGGACGACGTCCTGTCGGTGGACCGGCCCAACCTGAACCGGAACTACGAACTCGGCGGTCGCGGTCTGGTGCTCGTGCCGTCGCTGTTCGCCTGGCCGAACGTCTTCGTCAAGGCGTCCGAGCCCTGGGCTCCGGTGCTGCGATATCCCACTCGGGGCGTGGGCTCGATGTGGCACACCCCTTCACCCGCGCCCGATCTCGCCCCGGTGATCGGTCAGGCTCGCGCGGCACTGCTGGTCGAGCTGGCGACTGCGTCGACCACGACGTCGCTGGCCCGCCGCACCGGACTGACCCCGAGCGGAGTCTCGGCCCACCTCGCGCGGCTCGTGACCGCCGGCCTGGTCACCCGGCACCGAGCCGGCCGTCTCGTCTTCTACGTGCGCACCCCGCGCGGCGACGCGCTCCTCTGCGAGTGA
- a CDS encoding MFS transporter — MSIQHASRRGRDAARALPRDFARYLVAAVAAKWGFHIAKVAVPLVAITSLGAGPGAAGALATAGTVPFLLLGLPAGAWLDRVARRPVMIAMDLTRFVLIGSVPIAAAASALTMTQLWVVVFLNGVATVFFDVAMQSHLPDLVGDGHGGRLVAANGRLGIVDQMALIGGPALAGWLVGLSTAAAVLVATALGYLWSALWIRRIERPEPRRVDVVRRSLAAEVREGLSFVRRNHTLRAIAVAGALVNFATAGTVAMLPLLLVQQLHWSESQLGLFLGAGGVGGLLGALCGQRLSTVFGAGRSVLAIGLAIAPASLVLPLVGQPVPGLVAAPAWALVIFKVGFDSVVLTSFRQHVTPSRLLGRVNGTLRVVFSGALTLGAAMTAVVGHYAGPRAATWVACAALALVWVPILRSPMRQQTLGAS, encoded by the coding sequence ATGTCGATCCAGCACGCCTCTCGTCGGGGGCGCGACGCCGCCCGGGCCCTGCCTCGTGACTTCGCTCGTTACCTCGTTGCCGCCGTAGCCGCGAAATGGGGTTTCCACATCGCCAAGGTGGCCGTTCCGCTCGTCGCGATCACGTCGCTCGGCGCCGGTCCGGGCGCGGCGGGTGCGCTGGCCACTGCGGGCACCGTCCCATTCCTGCTGCTCGGGCTGCCGGCGGGCGCGTGGTTGGACCGGGTTGCTCGTCGCCCAGTCATGATCGCCATGGACCTGACCCGGTTCGTGCTGATCGGCTCGGTACCAATCGCTGCCGCAGCTTCCGCTCTGACCATGACCCAACTGTGGGTGGTGGTGTTCCTCAACGGCGTCGCGACCGTGTTCTTCGACGTCGCGATGCAGAGCCACCTGCCGGACCTTGTCGGGGATGGGCACGGGGGACGCCTGGTCGCGGCCAACGGGAGGCTCGGCATCGTGGACCAGATGGCCTTGATCGGCGGTCCCGCGCTGGCCGGCTGGCTGGTTGGCCTGTCGACAGCGGCGGCGGTTCTGGTCGCGACGGCACTGGGCTACCTGTGGTCGGCGCTGTGGATTCGACGGATCGAGCGGCCGGAGCCGCGCCGGGTTGACGTCGTACGACGCTCGCTCGCGGCCGAGGTGCGGGAAGGTCTGTCGTTCGTCCGGCGCAACCACACCCTGCGTGCGATCGCCGTCGCCGGCGCGCTCGTGAACTTCGCGACCGCAGGCACGGTCGCGATGCTGCCGCTTCTCCTGGTTCAGCAACTGCACTGGTCGGAGAGCCAGCTGGGCCTCTTCCTCGGTGCCGGCGGAGTCGGTGGCCTGCTCGGGGCGCTTTGTGGGCAGCGGTTGTCGACGGTCTTCGGCGCCGGCCGCTCGGTGCTTGCCATCGGGCTGGCCATCGCCCCCGCCTCGCTCGTGCTGCCGCTCGTCGGTCAACCCGTTCCTGGGCTGGTCGCGGCGCCCGCCTGGGCACTGGTGATTTTCAAGGTCGGCTTCGACAGCGTGGTCCTGACATCGTTCCGCCAGCACGTCACACCGTCCCGCCTCCTGGGACGCGTCAACGGCACCCTGCGCGTGGTCTTCAGTGGCGCGCTCACACTCGGCGCCGCGATGACGGCAGTCGTCGGTCACTACGCCGGTCCACGCGCCGCCACCTGGGTTGCCTGCGCCGCGCTCGCGTTGGTGTGGGTGCCGATCCTGCGCTCCCCGATGCGCCAGCAGACCCTCGGCGCATCCTGA